A genomic segment from Janthinobacterium sp. 64 encodes:
- a CDS encoding TonB-dependent receptor has product MKRNLTPAAAVVKSGSRSRTPIATAVAVMVAGLAFSAQAQEAPADDVSTVVTVTGVRASLEKSLKQKRNADSVVEVITAEDIGKMPDRNVADAIQRLPGVNTQSSAGGEGGFGENDRVSLRGTSPSLQQTLFNGHAISTGDWFVLNQFGGNVGRSSSFSLLPSELVSSVVVRKSATADLVEGGVSGAIDVITRRPLEFKNKLTAEGSIQANYNDLSEKTQPQFSGMVNWKNDDNTLGIMVQGFSQKSEVRRDGQEILGYTAIAADKAAAKAHPDLVGVLAPTFIGASFFEQKKTREGGAFDIEFKPNKDLTLDLNGFYSQLKAPHSNTNHLAAPSGSINAGMVPTSYTVRNNTLVAANFTQNAGEVDNIYRPDAGGETYYLDFNFKYRASKDLTFTGKLGKTHGVGYDRDDVYYQNKVDGGMNYALNGMSPATVAYPGGTTTAPLGTAWIGGGESQSVDKELYTQIDGELRLSNGIWDSIKFGARFTDHKRTAEHPFETGPGATGLNSAGPIWNGTQYPSNFASNLGGNLPTNYFRYDGDALAKWAAIPGNRNPDRVARHNWRDEFKLQEKTQAVYGMANLAGDDWSGNFGVRAVRTKQSTTVNSSGGPITGSAFGAYSQNTFERTYNDFLPSANIKFDVNRDLVVRAALAKTIARPDYSALGGAVSLNEDSLSGTKGNINLNPVRSNNAEVSAEWYFAPKSAVSAGIFYMDLTSIVAQRNVNATYFNTKVGADRVFQVTESYNTKGKNKGIELSYQQPVLGDFGVLANYTYADGKLNDGSELLNASKNTYNLTAFYEAHGFSARLAYNYRSAYKAGVDRGASQHVDDSSTLAGSLNYKINEHFTITFDALNLTNETIKMYAENRDQPRAFYSNGRTFYLGLRGKL; this is encoded by the coding sequence ATGAAACGCAATTTGACACCTGCAGCTGCCGTCGTGAAATCCGGATCGCGTAGCCGTACGCCGATCGCTACGGCTGTTGCCGTGATGGTCGCTGGTCTGGCCTTTTCGGCGCAGGCGCAGGAAGCACCCGCCGACGATGTGTCCACCGTAGTGACGGTGACCGGCGTGCGTGCCTCACTGGAAAAATCGCTGAAGCAAAAACGTAATGCGGATTCCGTGGTGGAAGTGATCACCGCCGAAGATATCGGCAAGATGCCAGACCGTAACGTGGCTGACGCGATCCAGCGCCTGCCAGGTGTGAATACCCAATCGTCTGCCGGTGGCGAAGGCGGCTTCGGCGAAAACGACCGCGTCAGCCTGCGCGGCACCAGCCCCAGCTTGCAACAAACTCTGTTCAATGGCCACGCCATCAGCACGGGCGACTGGTTCGTACTGAACCAGTTCGGTGGCAACGTCGGCCGCAGCAGCAGCTTCTCCTTGCTGCCATCGGAGCTGGTGAGCTCGGTTGTCGTGCGGAAGAGCGCGACAGCCGATCTGGTGGAAGGTGGCGTGTCCGGTGCGATCGACGTGATTACCCGCCGTCCGCTGGAGTTCAAGAACAAGCTGACTGCCGAAGGCTCCATTCAGGCCAACTACAATGACCTGTCGGAGAAAACCCAGCCGCAATTCTCCGGTATGGTGAACTGGAAAAACGACGACAATACCCTGGGGATCATGGTTCAGGGTTTCTCGCAAAAATCGGAAGTGCGTCGTGATGGCCAGGAAATCCTCGGTTACACGGCGATTGCCGCCGACAAGGCTGCCGCCAAGGCGCATCCTGACCTGGTGGGCGTCCTGGCTCCGACCTTCATCGGCGCGAGTTTCTTCGAGCAAAAGAAAACCCGTGAAGGTGGTGCATTTGACATCGAGTTCAAGCCGAACAAGGATCTGACGCTGGATTTGAATGGCTTCTATTCGCAATTGAAGGCGCCGCATTCGAACACCAACCATTTGGCCGCGCCGAGTGGCTCGATTAACGCGGGGATGGTGCCGACGTCCTACACGGTGCGCAATAATACGCTCGTGGCGGCGAATTTCACGCAGAATGCCGGCGAGGTCGATAATATTTATCGTCCTGACGCAGGCGGTGAAACGTACTACCTCGATTTCAACTTCAAGTACCGTGCCAGCAAGGACCTGACCTTTACAGGCAAGCTGGGCAAGACCCACGGCGTGGGCTACGACCGTGACGATGTGTACTACCAAAACAAGGTCGATGGCGGCATGAACTATGCGCTCAATGGCATGAGCCCGGCTACCGTCGCCTACCCGGGCGGCACGACTACCGCGCCATTGGGTACGGCATGGATCGGTGGCGGGGAATCGCAGTCGGTCGACAAGGAACTGTATACCCAGATCGACGGCGAATTACGCCTGTCAAACGGCATATGGGATTCCATCAAGTTTGGCGCACGCTTCACTGACCATAAACGTACCGCCGAGCATCCGTTTGAAACGGGTCCTGGCGCGACGGGCTTGAACAGTGCCGGCCCGATCTGGAACGGTACGCAGTACCCGAGTAATTTCGCGTCCAATCTGGGCGGTAATTTGCCGACCAACTATTTCCGCTATGACGGTGATGCCTTGGCAAAATGGGCGGCGATTCCCGGCAACCGCAATCCTGACCGCGTAGCTCGCCATAACTGGCGCGATGAATTCAAGCTGCAGGAAAAAACCCAGGCAGTCTACGGTATGGCCAATTTGGCTGGCGATGACTGGAGCGGTAACTTCGGTGTGCGCGCAGTCCGCACCAAGCAGTCCACTACTGTTAATTCCAGTGGTGGTCCGATCACGGGTTCCGCGTTTGGCGCCTACTCGCAAAACACTTTCGAGCGCACCTATAACGACTTCCTGCCGAGCGCCAACATCAAGTTTGATGTCAACCGCGATCTCGTTGTGCGCGCGGCCTTGGCCAAGACCATTGCGCGTCCTGACTATAGTGCGCTGGGCGGTGCCGTATCGCTGAATGAGGATTCCCTGAGTGGCACCAAGGGCAACATCAATCTCAATCCTGTGCGTTCGAACAATGCCGAAGTCAGCGCCGAGTGGTATTTCGCGCCAAAATCGGCGGTCTCGGCCGGTATTTTCTACATGGATTTGACGTCGATCGTGGCGCAACGTAACGTCAACGCTACCTATTTCAATACCAAGGTCGGTGCTGACAGGGTGTTCCAAGTTACCGAGTCCTACAACACCAAGGGCAAGAACAAGGGTATCGAGTTGAGCTATCAGCAACCGGTGCTGGGTGATTTCGGCGTACTGGCCAACTACACCTATGCTGATGGCAAGCTGAACGATGGCAGCGAATTGCTGAACGCGTCGAAGAACACCTACAACCTGACCGCTTTCTACGAAGCCCATGGTTTTAGCGCGCGCCTGGCTTATAACTATCGTTCGGCCTACAAGGCAGGCGTGGACCGTGGCGCCAGCCAGCACGTCGACGACAGCAGCACCCTGGCAGGTTCGCTCAACTACAAGATCAACGAACACTTCACGATTACGTTCGATGCGCTTAACCTGACCAATGAAACCATCAAGATGTACGCGGAAAACAGGGATCAGCCACGCGCTTTCTATAGCAACGGCCGTACCTTCTACCTGGGCTTGCGCGGCAAGCTGTAA
- a CDS encoding ABC transporter substrate-binding protein codes for MTIKRLLAVVACAGLLAPQAWAAEKIEFWTFSMKPKFTPYFNAVVARYEAQNPGVKIEWIDFPWDVIQTKLVTRIVAGTPPALVSLNVPWADEFARDGLLTPVDGLIAEARASYIPSALADLRFKGGTYGFPMYSNVAVIAFNTAIFKQAGLTRGPASLDEQLAFARQIAQRTGKAGIAPALSKIDGLFMQQGLAVITNNRAVFNSPQHVALVQKLADTYKVGGLLKESLFAEDNFPAVIDAYKGGRLGMLLAPPTAMQRIRGDAKDIYAITDVAPAPLGPTGIADGGWLVHFAIPKGVPARLLPSVGKFARFLTNDANQLAFARQASVFPTTVKAAADPFFLSTPQNAGAAEKAVAAGALSMNHSRTLYVAGIDDYDELRRSLVKAVEAGVTGKQNVQQALDQAVAIWNRKLATLPRH; via the coding sequence ATGACGATCAAGAGACTGTTGGCGGTTGTTGCCTGCGCGGGCCTGCTCGCGCCGCAGGCATGGGCTGCCGAGAAAATCGAATTCTGGACCTTCAGCATGAAGCCCAAGTTCACGCCGTATTTCAATGCGGTGGTGGCGCGCTATGAAGCGCAGAATCCCGGCGTCAAAATCGAATGGATCGATTTTCCATGGGACGTCATCCAGACCAAGCTGGTCACGCGCATCGTGGCCGGCACGCCGCCCGCGCTGGTCAGCCTGAACGTGCCCTGGGCCGACGAATTCGCGCGCGACGGCTTGCTCACCCCCGTCGATGGCCTGATCGCGGAAGCGCGCGCCAGCTACATTCCCAGCGCCCTGGCAGACTTGCGCTTCAAGGGCGGCACCTATGGTTTTCCCATGTACAGCAATGTCGCGGTGATCGCCTTCAATACCGCCATTTTCAAGCAGGCGGGGCTCACGCGCGGCCCCGCCAGCCTCGATGAGCAGCTGGCGTTTGCGCGCCAGATCGCGCAACGCACGGGCAAGGCCGGCATCGCCCCCGCCCTGTCGAAAATCGACGGCCTGTTCATGCAGCAGGGCCTGGCCGTCATTACCAACAACCGCGCCGTCTTCAATTCGCCGCAGCACGTGGCGCTGGTGCAAAAACTGGCCGACACCTACAAGGTCGGCGGCTTATTGAAAGAAAGCCTGTTCGCCGAAGATAACTTCCCGGCCGTGATCGACGCCTACAAGGGCGGGCGCCTGGGCATGCTGCTGGCGCCGCCGACGGCCATGCAGCGCATCCGCGGTGACGCGAAAGACATCTACGCCATCACCGACGTGGCGCCCGCGCCGCTGGGACCGACGGGCATTGCGGACGGCGGCTGGCTGGTGCACTTCGCCATTCCAAAAGGCGTGCCGGCGCGCCTGCTGCCGTCGGTGGGCAAGTTCGCACGCTTCCTGACGAACGACGCCAACCAGCTGGCCTTCGCGCGCCAGGCCAGCGTCTTTCCCACCACAGTGAAAGCGGCGGCTGACCCGTTTTTTCTGTCCACGCCGCAAAATGCGGGCGCGGCCGAAAAGGCGGTGGCCGCCGGCGCGCTGTCGATGAATCACTCGCGCACCCTGTACGTGGCCGGCATCGACGACTACGACGAACTGCGCCGCTCGCTGGTAAAAGCCGTCGAAGCCGGGGTCACGGGCAAGCAAAATGTGCAGCAGGCGCTGGACCAGGCCGTCGCCATCTGGAACCGCAAGCTGGCCACCCTGCCGCGCCACTGA
- a CDS encoding ABC transporter ATP-binding protein has translation MAHIVLKNIVKRYDDKHPVIHGIDLAIGDGEFVVFVGPSGCGKSTLLRMIAGLEDITDGELHIGGQLANDVAPAERGLAMVFQSYALYPHMTVYENMAFALSLAGHKKAEVRAAVERAAEILQITPLLKRKPKDLSGGQRQRVAIGRAIVRKPKVFLFDEPLSNLDASLRVQMRVEISRLHQELKTTMIYVTHDQVEAMTLGERIVVFNGGRIEQVGSPHELYNHPGNLFVAGFLGAPKMNFVACEAVACGPGSVAVRLPGGAVIEVEAQGDGVAPGDRLTLGVRAEHVSLWHANDAGDNVVDAAVSHVEYLGDVAIVYANMPGVAGMLAEMLAVKLPAEEGMRQAGDTMRLHLPPQRCLLFDAAGQALARTFAAPAQPFM, from the coding sequence ATGGCCCATATCGTTTTAAAGAATATCGTCAAGCGGTACGACGACAAGCACCCGGTCATCCACGGCATCGACCTCGCTATCGGCGACGGCGAATTCGTCGTCTTCGTGGGGCCGTCCGGCTGCGGCAAATCGACCCTGCTGCGCATGATCGCGGGCCTGGAAGACATCACGGACGGCGAGCTGCACATCGGCGGCCAGCTGGCCAACGACGTCGCGCCGGCCGAGCGGGGCCTGGCCATGGTCTTCCAGAGCTATGCCCTGTATCCGCACATGACGGTGTACGAAAACATGGCCTTCGCCCTCTCGCTGGCGGGACACAAGAAGGCCGAGGTGCGCGCCGCCGTCGAGCGCGCGGCCGAGATCCTGCAGATCACGCCACTGTTGAAACGCAAGCCGAAGGATCTGTCGGGCGGCCAGCGCCAGCGCGTGGCCATCGGCCGCGCCATCGTGCGCAAACCGAAGGTCTTCCTGTTCGACGAGCCGCTGTCGAACCTCGACGCATCGTTGCGCGTGCAGATGCGCGTGGAGATTTCGCGCCTGCACCAGGAACTCAAAACCACCATGATCTACGTCACGCACGACCAGGTCGAGGCGATGACCCTGGGCGAGCGCATCGTCGTGTTCAACGGCGGGCGCATCGAGCAGGTGGGCAGTCCGCACGAGTTGTACAACCATCCCGGCAACCTGTTCGTGGCCGGCTTCCTGGGCGCGCCGAAGATGAACTTCGTCGCTTGCGAGGCCGTCGCCTGCGGCCCCGGGTCCGTGGCCGTGCGCCTGCCCGGCGGCGCCGTGATCGAGGTCGAAGCGCAGGGGGATGGCGTGGCGCCCGGCGACCGGCTGACCCTGGGCGTGCGCGCCGAGCATGTCAGCCTGTGGCACGCGAACGATGCAGGCGACAACGTGGTCGACGCGGCCGTCAGCCATGTCGAATACCTGGGCGACGTGGCCATCGTGTACGCCAACATGCCAGGTGTGGCCGGGATGCTGGCCGAGATGCTGGCCGTTAAGCTGCCGGCCGAGGAAGGCATGCGCCAGGCGGGCGACACCATGCGCCTGCATTTGCCGCCGCAGCGCTGCCTGCTGTTCGATGCCGCTGGGCAAGCACTGGCGCGCACGTTTGCCGCACCCGCTCAGCCGTTTATGTGA
- a CDS encoding acyltransferase family protein encodes MTIAPQRYLALDVLRGLTVALMIVVNTPGDWGSVYAPFLHAEWHGFTVTDLVFPSFLFVVGNALAFALGKYEHLGHGAVLARLCQRSALIFLLGFLLYWFPFFKIDDAGQFAWSPLSHTRIPGVLQRIAVCYLAAALILHYWKTRGALVFCACALLGYWAILACFGDYSLHGNAPARLDLILLGDSHLYHGEGIAFDPEGILGTLPAIVNVIAGYLAGSFVRLTAPAQLRAALYRLVVAGVICVAVALCWNEVFPINKKLWTSSYVMLGIGLDLLLLALLMSIIDVCKMTGWTYFFEVFGKNTLFIYLLSEVLVIIAFTVRIGSGNLYQWLYTHWFTGWAPARVGSLLFAVSFMLLCWLIAYAMDKRKIYIKV; translated from the coding sequence ATGACTATTGCACCTCAGCGCTACCTCGCCCTCGACGTCCTGCGCGGCCTGACCGTGGCGCTGATGATCGTCGTCAATACGCCGGGTGACTGGGGCAGCGTGTATGCGCCGTTCCTGCATGCCGAATGGCATGGTTTTACCGTGACGGACCTGGTCTTTCCCAGCTTTTTGTTTGTCGTCGGCAATGCGCTGGCCTTTGCGCTGGGGAAATATGAACACCTGGGCCATGGCGCCGTGCTGGCCAGGCTGTGCCAGCGCAGCGCGCTGATCTTTTTACTGGGCTTCCTGCTGTACTGGTTCCCCTTCTTCAAGATCGATGATGCGGGCCAGTTCGCCTGGTCGCCGCTGTCGCACACGCGCATTCCCGGCGTGCTGCAGCGCATCGCCGTGTGCTACCTGGCCGCCGCGCTGATCCTGCATTACTGGAAGACGCGCGGCGCGCTGGTCTTTTGCGCTTGCGCCTTGCTCGGCTACTGGGCCATCCTGGCATGCTTTGGCGACTACAGCTTGCATGGCAATGCGCCGGCCAGGCTCGATTTGATCTTGCTGGGCGACAGCCATCTGTACCACGGCGAAGGCATCGCCTTCGATCCGGAAGGCATACTCGGCACTTTGCCGGCCATCGTCAATGTGATTGCCGGCTACCTGGCGGGCAGTTTCGTGCGCCTGACGGCACCGGCGCAGCTGCGTGCGGCGCTGTATCGTCTGGTGGTGGCCGGCGTCATCTGCGTGGCCGTGGCCCTGTGCTGGAATGAAGTGTTTCCGATCAACAAGAAGCTGTGGACCAGCTCTTACGTGATGCTCGGTATCGGCCTGGACTTGCTGCTGCTGGCGCTGCTGATGTCCATCATCGACGTGTGCAAGATGACGGGCTGGACCTACTTCTTTGAAGTCTTCGGCAAGAACACCTTGTTCATCTACTTGCTGTCGGAAGTGCTGGTGATCATCGCGTTTACCGTACGCATCGGCAGCGGCAACTTGTACCAGTGGCTGTATACGCACTGGTTTACGGGCTGGGCGCCGGCGCGCGTGGGCTCGCTGCTGTTTGCCGTCAGCTTCATGCTGCTGTGCTGGCTGATCGCCTACGCCATGGACAAGCGCAAGATCTACATCAAGGTCTGA
- a CDS encoding carbohydrate ABC transporter permease: MTNRSRPLKTRLQLIGQYAGHYAVLCVIAVVCVFPFWWTLVTAISTEGNIFAFPPTFWPKAPSFENFIEVFKAIPIWSFFKNSVLIAVFTVFWKLLLCSLAAYPLARLKFRGRKLVFGLILATLVLPSEVNFLVNFITITQMSLVDTYTGVILPNVVTAVAILLLKQAFEEVPQDLIDAARVDGASEWVIFSRIMLPLITPWLATVGILTAVESWNEYIWPSIVMSKPDEFPLSVGVLYLRGTFGSSTRVIAAGTLITIVPTLLAFLFTQRFFMRGMDGAVK, translated from the coding sequence ATGACAAACCGCTCCCGCCCCCTGAAAACGCGCCTGCAGCTCATTGGCCAATACGCTGGCCACTATGCCGTGCTGTGCGTGATCGCCGTCGTCTGCGTCTTCCCGTTCTGGTGGACACTGGTGACGGCCATCTCGACGGAAGGCAATATCTTTGCTTTTCCGCCCACGTTCTGGCCGAAGGCGCCGTCGTTTGAGAACTTCATCGAAGTGTTCAAGGCGATCCCGATCTGGTCGTTCTTCAAGAATTCCGTACTGATCGCCGTGTTTACCGTGTTCTGGAAACTGCTGCTGTGCTCACTGGCCGCGTATCCGCTGGCGCGCCTGAAATTCCGTGGCCGCAAACTCGTGTTCGGCCTGATCCTGGCCACGCTGGTGCTGCCGTCGGAGGTGAATTTCCTCGTCAACTTCATCACCATCACGCAAATGAGCCTGGTCGACACCTACACGGGCGTGATCCTGCCCAACGTGGTGACGGCCGTGGCCATCTTGCTGCTCAAGCAGGCGTTCGAGGAAGTGCCGCAAGACCTGATCGACGCGGCGCGTGTCGATGGCGCCTCCGAGTGGGTCATCTTCAGCCGCATCATGCTGCCTCTGATCACGCCATGGCTGGCCACCGTCGGCATCCTGACGGCCGTCGAATCGTGGAATGAATACATCTGGCCTTCCATCGTCATGAGCAAGCCCGATGAATTCCCCCTGTCGGTGGGCGTGCTGTATTTGCGCGGCACCTTCGGCAGCAGCACGCGCGTGATCGCGGCCGGCACCCTGATCACCATCGTGCCAACCCTGCTCGCCTTCCTGTTTACCCAACGCTTCTTCATGCGCGGCATGGACGGCGCAGTCAAATGA
- a CDS encoding tetratricopeptide repeat protein translates to MSQFRLARLSLLLAAIGLNVLPALSHAQDAKPAAAAAAAAAPADTVRPEVFKLLDPAVVKASMDAKNYADVQSRIDQAAAIPALTPYELFVLNRLRVALASTTNNAPMAMTALEAVIESGKLDKKSEGDFIQALANYHYNAKDYPNAIKWFTRYQTATGDVATVRPYIIRAYYFSNDFARAKQELMADVTAKQQAGKSPSIEELQLLANTGSKSKDPATYLIAMENLVRYYPSDDYWSDLLGRLQGKAGYSDRFALDVLRLQFQAVGTMPPQDYSDMAEIALQNAFPTEAKKVLDAGFAKGVLGTGANAAKHKKLRDQASKAAADDAKSIASGEASAMKSKDGTGLINLGYAFVTMDQFDKGIDLIQKGIAKGGLKRPEDAKLRLGYSYAMAGKKDDAIKVLETVKGGDGVGDLARYWILWLNRPATAAAPAAPAAAAQ, encoded by the coding sequence ATGTCCCAATTCCGCCTTGCCCGTCTTAGCCTGCTCCTGGCCGCCATCGGCCTGAACGTCCTGCCCGCCCTGTCGCACGCGCAGGATGCCAAGCCAGCCGCTGCCGCTGCCGCTGCTGCTGCCCCGGCCGACACGGTGCGCCCTGAAGTATTCAAGCTGCTCGATCCGGCCGTCGTGAAGGCATCGATGGATGCAAAAAACTACGCCGACGTGCAAAGCCGCATCGACCAGGCAGCCGCCATTCCCGCCCTGACGCCCTACGAATTATTCGTGCTGAACCGCCTGCGCGTGGCGCTGGCCTCGACCACCAACAATGCACCGATGGCCATGACGGCGCTGGAAGCGGTGATCGAATCGGGCAAGCTGGACAAGAAATCGGAGGGCGACTTCATCCAGGCACTGGCGAACTACCACTACAACGCCAAGGATTACCCGAACGCCATCAAATGGTTCACCCGTTACCAGACGGCAACGGGCGACGTGGCCACCGTGCGTCCCTACATCATCCGCGCCTATTACTTCAGCAACGATTTCGCGCGCGCCAAGCAGGAACTGATGGCCGACGTAACGGCCAAGCAGCAAGCAGGCAAGTCGCCGAGCATCGAAGAACTGCAATTGCTGGCCAACACGGGTTCGAAAAGCAAGGATCCAGCAACCTATCTGATCGCCATGGAAAACCTGGTGCGCTACTACCCGTCGGACGACTACTGGAGCGACCTGCTGGGCCGCTTGCAAGGCAAGGCCGGTTATTCGGACCGCTTCGCGCTCGACGTGCTGCGCCTGCAATTCCAGGCCGTCGGCACCATGCCGCCGCAAGATTACAGCGACATGGCTGAAATCGCCTTGCAGAACGCCTTCCCGACGGAAGCGAAAAAAGTCCTCGACGCCGGCTTTGCGAAAGGCGTGCTGGGCACGGGCGCGAATGCCGCCAAGCACAAGAAACTGCGCGACCAGGCCAGCAAGGCGGCCGCCGACGATGCGAAAAGCATTGCCAGCGGCGAAGCCTCGGCCATGAAGAGCAAGGATGGCACGGGCTTGATCAACCTCGGCTACGCTTTCGTGACGATGGACCAGTTCGACAAAGGTATCGACCTGATCCAGAAAGGCATCGCCAAGGGCGGCTTGAAGCGTCCAGAAGACGCCAAACTGCGCCTCGGCTATTCCTACGCCATGGCCGGCAAGAAAGACGACGCCATCAAGGTCCTGGAAACGGTCAAGGGCGGCGATGGCGTGGGCGACCTGGCCCGCTACTGGATCCTGTGGCTGAACCGTCCTGCCACGGCAGCGGCACCGGCAGCACCGGCAGCAGCGGCGCAGTAA
- a CDS encoding MFS transporter translates to MHDQRISISKKVRSPISWVPTLYFAQGLPFYAVALVAGLMFKSLGVPNDQIARWTGLIGFAWVFKSLWSPFLELASSKKTMVVLFQFAGGLSLGLIALALQTPLWFAACIAVLFVAALASSTHDIVCDGLYIASLSDKQQAAYAGWQGAFFNAGKFISLGGLVILAGYLEDHIGKQQAWSVIFLIIGAIMLSLAAYHLWALPQVRNAAVADKSVAGISRTLWDVLVDFLKKPGIWGMIAFIILFRAGEAQVQTIGPLFLREARELGGLGLSTTEVGAVYGTAGTVAFLLGSIGGGYFTSWLGLKRAMFFLILAMNLPNLVFYYLSHSMPTDLALITAALSVEMFGYGFGFVGLILYMMQVVSVGKYQTAHYAFATGVMQLGSVLFKMISGDVQMALGYKNFFLWVLVSAIPVLVLSRFIRVGPKEDANQPDLTKAEAKAGSPQAPASAS, encoded by the coding sequence ATGCACGATCAGCGCATCAGCATCAGCAAAAAAGTACGCAGCCCGATTTCGTGGGTGCCCACTTTGTACTTCGCCCAAGGCCTGCCGTTTTACGCGGTGGCCCTGGTGGCCGGCCTGATGTTCAAGAGCCTGGGCGTGCCGAACGACCAGATCGCTCGCTGGACGGGACTGATCGGCTTTGCCTGGGTCTTCAAGTCGTTGTGGAGCCCCTTCCTGGAGCTGGCGTCGAGCAAGAAGACCATGGTGGTGCTGTTCCAGTTCGCGGGTGGCCTGAGCCTGGGCCTGATCGCGCTGGCCCTGCAAACGCCGCTGTGGTTCGCCGCCTGCATCGCCGTGCTGTTCGTCGCCGCGCTGGCTTCGTCAACGCACGACATCGTCTGCGACGGCCTGTATATCGCCAGCCTGTCGGACAAGCAGCAGGCTGCCTACGCGGGCTGGCAAGGCGCCTTCTTCAACGCCGGCAAGTTCATCTCGCTGGGCGGCCTGGTGATCCTGGCCGGCTACCTGGAAGACCATATCGGCAAGCAGCAGGCGTGGTCGGTGATCTTCCTGATCATCGGCGCCATCATGCTGTCGCTGGCCGCGTACCACCTGTGGGCGCTGCCGCAGGTGCGCAACGCGGCCGTGGCCGACAAGAGCGTGGCCGGTATCAGCCGCACCCTGTGGGACGTGCTGGTCGACTTCCTGAAAAAGCCCGGCATCTGGGGCATGATCGCCTTCATCATCCTGTTCCGCGCGGGCGAGGCGCAAGTGCAGACCATCGGCCCGCTGTTCCTGCGCGAAGCGCGCGAACTGGGCGGCCTGGGCCTGTCGACGACGGAAGTGGGCGCCGTGTACGGCACGGCCGGCACCGTCGCGTTCCTGCTGGGCAGCATCGGCGGCGGCTACTTTACTTCCTGGCTGGGCCTCAAGCGCGCCATGTTCTTCCTGATCCTGGCCATGAACTTGCCGAACCTGGTGTTCTACTATCTGAGCCACAGCATGCCGACCGACCTGGCCCTGATCACGGCCGCGCTCAGCGTGGAAATGTTCGGCTACGGCTTCGGCTTCGTCGGCCTGATCCTGTACATGATGCAGGTGGTCTCCGTGGGCAAATACCAGACGGCCCACTATGCCTTCGCCACCGGCGTGATGCAGCTGGGCTCCGTGCTGTTCAAGATGATCAGCGGCGACGTGCAGATGGCGCTCGGCTACAAAAATTTCTTCCTGTGGGTGCTGGTGTCAGCCATCCCCGTGCTGGTGCTGTCGCGCTTCATCCGCGTCGGGCCGAAGGAAGATGCCAACCAACCTGACCTGACCAAGGCCGAAGCCAAGGCCGGGTCGCCCCAGGCGCCAGCCAGCGCCAGCTAG
- a CDS encoding carbohydrate ABC transporter permease — protein MMKLAHRHTLQAWLFLAPALLLLAAFSFWPVGYGSVLAFTDYSLIRETRFVGLDNFRYIFNNEMFVSGLKNSLMFLLMVPFVQVGAITLAVLVNNRLPGIRLFRAAFYVPVVTTVSVVGIMWGFMFHEQGALNYVMMTLKLVNAPVGWLSNDSLALFAVMFVTLWRGLGWYMVMYLAALQSIPSDMQEAAMLDGASRWQRFWKITVPMLRPTIMLCSILSVLAALKAYQEVDVLTQGGPMNSTFTALYYAYDQGLKHLKLPRALAASFVVSLFCIAIALLCLRYLKPKHR, from the coding sequence ATGATGAAACTCGCCCACCGCCACACTCTGCAAGCCTGGCTGTTTCTCGCCCCCGCCCTGCTGCTGCTGGCCGCCTTTTCCTTCTGGCCCGTCGGCTACGGCTCCGTGCTGGCGTTTACCGACTACAGCCTGATACGCGAGACGCGCTTCGTCGGCCTGGATAATTTCCGCTACATCTTCAACAACGAGATGTTCGTCTCGGGCCTGAAAAACTCGCTGATGTTTTTGCTGATGGTGCCCTTCGTGCAGGTGGGCGCCATCACCCTGGCCGTGCTGGTGAACAACCGCCTGCCCGGCATCCGTCTGTTCCGCGCCGCCTTCTACGTGCCCGTGGTGACCACCGTGTCCGTGGTCGGCATCATGTGGGGTTTCATGTTCCACGAACAGGGCGCCCTGAACTACGTGATGATGACCTTAAAACTCGTCAACGCGCCCGTCGGCTGGCTGTCGAATGACAGCCTGGCCCTGTTTGCCGTGATGTTCGTCACCCTGTGGCGCGGCCTGGGCTGGTACATGGTGATGTATCTGGCGGCCCTGCAATCGATCCCGTCGGACATGCAGGAAGCGGCCATGCTCGATGGCGCCAGCCGCTGGCAGCGCTTCTGGAAAATCACCGTGCCGATGCTGCGCCCCACCATCATGCTGTGCTCCATCCTGTCCGTGCTGGCGGCCCTGAAGGCTTACCAGGAAGTCGACGTGCTGACGCAGGGCGGCCCCATGAACTCGACCTTCACGGCGCTGTACTACGCCTACGACCAGGGATTGAAGCACTTGAAACTGCCGCGCGCGCTGGCGGCCAGCTTCGTCGTCTCGCTGTTCTGCATAGCCATCGCACTGCTATGCCTGCGCTATCTGAAACCGAAGCACCGCTAA